In one window of Hymenobacter nivis DNA:
- the recA gene encoding recombinase RecA — protein sequence MKALQLTLDKLDKAYGKGTVMKLSDNKVDNIPSISTGSLSLDIALGIGGVPRGRVVEIYGPESSGKTTLTMHMIAEAQKKGGMAAFIDAEHAFDKSYAEKLGIDTTNLLIAQPDNGEQALEIADQLISSGAIDIIVIDSVAALVPKGELEGDMGDSKVGLHARLMSQALRKLTGTINKTGCCCVFINQLREKIGVMFGSPETTTGGNALKFYASVRLDIRRIGQIKEDKDNVTGNRTKVKVVKNKVAPPFKVVEFDIIYGQGISKVGEIVDLGVDMGIIGKSGSWFNYGETKIGQGREAVKTLLLDNPELADEIEAKIRAMAKGDVDVIPVDLTIVEDGEDTL from the coding sequence ATGAAGGCCCTCCAGCTTACCCTCGACAAGCTGGACAAGGCCTACGGCAAAGGCACGGTGATGAAGCTCAGCGATAACAAAGTTGATAACATCCCGAGCATCAGCACCGGCTCGCTCTCGCTCGACATTGCCCTGGGTATTGGCGGCGTGCCCCGCGGCCGCGTGGTGGAAATCTACGGCCCCGAGTCGTCGGGCAAGACCACCCTGACGATGCACATGATTGCCGAAGCGCAGAAGAAAGGCGGCATGGCCGCGTTCATCGACGCCGAACACGCCTTCGACAAATCCTACGCCGAAAAGCTGGGCATCGACACCACCAATCTGCTCATCGCTCAGCCCGACAACGGCGAGCAGGCCCTCGAAATTGCCGACCAGCTCATTAGCTCCGGCGCCATCGACATCATCGTAATTGACTCTGTGGCCGCCCTCGTGCCGAAAGGCGAGCTCGAAGGCGATATGGGCGACTCGAAGGTGGGCCTGCACGCCCGCCTAATGAGCCAGGCCCTGCGCAAGCTCACCGGCACCATCAACAAAACCGGCTGCTGCTGTGTGTTCATCAACCAGCTACGCGAGAAAATCGGCGTGATGTTCGGCTCACCCGAAACCACGACCGGCGGCAACGCGCTGAAATTCTACGCCTCAGTACGCCTCGACATCCGCCGCATCGGCCAAATCAAGGAGGATAAGGACAATGTGACCGGCAACCGCACCAAGGTGAAGGTGGTGAAAAACAAAGTCGCGCCGCCCTTCAAAGTGGTCGAGTTCGATATCATCTACGGCCAGGGCATCAGCAAAGTGGGCGAAATCGTGGACCTGGGCGTCGACATGGGCATCATCGGCAAGTCGGGCTCGTGGTTCAACTACGGCGAAACCAAGATTGGCCAGGGCCGCGAGGCCGTGAAAACCCTGCTGCTTGACAACCCCGAGCTAGCCGACGAAATCGAAGCCAAAATCCGCGCGATGGCTAAGGGCGATGTCGACGTTATCCCCGTGGACCTAACCATTGTGGAGGACGGCGAAGACACGCTATAA
- a CDS encoding NAD(P)-dependent alcohol dehydrogenase: MSAAIGYAAKSAKAKLVPFHFERREPGAHDVAIHIEYCGVCHSDVHQVRDDWSNSLYPCVPGHEIVGRVTAVGDKVTQHKVGDLVGVGCMVDSCQHCASCAEGEEQYCENGMLATYNGPFKPDGSNTYGGYSDHMVVTEKFVLRVPTSLGHRLQGVAPLLCAGVTTYSPLKHWKVGPGQKVAVVGLGGLGHVAVKIAVAMGTEVTVITSSLDKEGRARELGAHDVIYSKDPAAMLKHAEKFDFILSTIPVAHDVNPYVELLKRDGHLVLVGALEPLASGTNNMLVASKRRSVAGSFIGSLAETQEVLDFCGKHGITSDVELIDIKNINQAFGDVEKGKVPFRYVIDMATLAAAKK; the protein is encoded by the coding sequence ATGTCTGCTGCCATCGGCTACGCTGCCAAAAGCGCTAAAGCTAAACTCGTTCCCTTCCACTTTGAGCGCCGCGAACCCGGAGCCCACGACGTAGCCATCCACATTGAATACTGCGGCGTGTGCCACTCCGACGTGCACCAAGTGCGCGACGACTGGAGCAATTCGCTGTACCCCTGCGTGCCGGGCCACGAAATTGTAGGCCGCGTCACGGCCGTGGGAGACAAGGTAACCCAGCACAAAGTGGGCGACCTGGTGGGCGTGGGTTGCATGGTTGATTCGTGCCAGCACTGCGCTTCCTGCGCCGAGGGCGAGGAGCAATACTGCGAAAACGGGATGCTGGCCACTTATAACGGCCCCTTCAAGCCCGACGGCAGCAACACCTACGGCGGCTATTCGGACCACATGGTGGTGACCGAAAAGTTTGTGTTGCGCGTGCCCACCAGCCTGGGCCACCGGCTGCAAGGCGTGGCCCCGCTGCTGTGCGCCGGCGTCACTACCTACTCGCCCCTGAAGCACTGGAAAGTGGGCCCCGGCCAGAAAGTGGCCGTGGTAGGCCTCGGCGGCCTCGGCCACGTAGCCGTGAAAATAGCCGTGGCAATGGGCACGGAAGTAACGGTCATCACCTCTTCGCTGGACAAGGAAGGCCGCGCCCGGGAACTGGGGGCCCACGACGTGATTTATTCGAAGGATCCCGCTGCCATGCTCAAGCACGCGGAGAAGTTCGACTTCATCCTTAGCACTATTCCCGTGGCGCACGACGTGAACCCCTACGTAGAGCTGCTGAAGCGCGATGGCCACCTGGTGCTAGTGGGGGCCCTGGAGCCGCTTGCCTCGGGCACCAACAACATGCTGGTAGCCAGCAAGCGCCGCAGCGTGGCCGGCTCGTTCATCGGCAGCCTCGCCGAAACCCAGGAAGTGCTCGACTTCTGCGGCAAGCACGGCATCACGTCCGACGTGGAGCTGATTGACATTAAGAACATCAACCAAGCCTTCGGCGACGTGGAAAAGGGGAAAGTACCTTTCCGCTACGTCATCGACATGGCCACGCTGGCCGCGGCGAAAAAATAG
- a CDS encoding AAA family ATPase: MQNDKEAADALAAHYQALRREIGKVIVGQDEVVRLVLTAVFAQGHCLLVGVPGLAKTLLIQTIADALDLSFNRIQFTPDLMPSDIVGSETLTQQREFQFVKGPIFANLVLADEINRTPPKTQAALLESMQEYAVTVAGQRYPLARPFFVLATQNPIEQEGTYPLPEAQLDRFMFNVQLGYPSYAEELNIVKNTTADRQPTVSKVLTAAEIQAYQALVRRVPVADNVVEYAVSLVHKTRPQGERAAPRAQQLLEWGAGPRASQYLVVAAKCNALISGKYSPDIEDVRAVALPILRHRLVRNFKAEAEGVTVEQIIKELL, translated from the coding sequence ATGCAGAACGACAAAGAAGCCGCCGACGCCCTCGCGGCCCACTACCAGGCCCTGCGCCGCGAAATCGGCAAGGTCATCGTGGGGCAGGACGAGGTGGTGCGGCTGGTGCTCACGGCCGTGTTTGCCCAGGGCCACTGCCTGCTGGTGGGTGTGCCCGGCCTGGCCAAAACCCTGCTGATTCAAACCATTGCCGACGCGCTGGATTTGTCGTTCAACCGCATCCAGTTCACGCCCGACCTGATGCCGAGCGACATCGTAGGCTCGGAGACGCTGACCCAGCAGCGCGAGTTTCAGTTCGTGAAGGGCCCCATTTTCGCCAACCTCGTGCTGGCTGACGAGATTAACCGCACGCCGCCCAAAACCCAGGCCGCCCTGCTCGAAAGCATGCAGGAATACGCCGTGACCGTGGCCGGGCAGCGCTACCCGCTGGCGCGCCCGTTCTTCGTGCTGGCCACCCAAAACCCCATTGAGCAGGAAGGCACCTACCCGCTACCCGAGGCCCAGCTCGACCGCTTCATGTTCAACGTGCAGCTGGGCTACCCCAGCTACGCCGAGGAGCTGAACATCGTGAAAAACACCACCGCCGACCGCCAGCCCACAGTAAGCAAAGTGCTGACGGCCGCCGAAATCCAGGCCTACCAGGCCCTGGTGCGCCGCGTGCCCGTGGCCGACAACGTGGTGGAATACGCAGTGAGCCTGGTGCACAAAACCCGCCCCCAGGGCGAACGCGCCGCCCCCAGGGCCCAGCAGCTGCTGGAGTGGGGCGCGGGACCCCGGGCCTCGCAGTACCTGGTGGTGGCCGCCAAGTGCAACGCCCTCATCAGCGGCAAGTATTCGCCTGATATTGAGGATGTGCGCGCCGTGGCCCTGCCCATCCTGCGCCACCGCCTGGTGCGCAACTTCAAAGCCGAAGCCGAGGGCGTGACGGTGGAGCAGATTATCAAAGAGTTATTGTAG
- a CDS encoding GNAT family N-acetyltransferase, which yields MPLPRIPLLTDRLLLRPYEAADADAFFALLQHNRPRLHASFPDRLRTVPTATAAPGALAAFAADWESGRFYVLGIWLRATGAYLGDICLMPQSDAQSEIGYYLAQEAEGYGYAREALAAVCSFGFGPVSSRRLLIRCFADNARGQAVALAAGFHLEKPAPRRSWFRNADAVGRIYRFVQEKPMSESH from the coding sequence ATGCCGCTTCCGCGTATCCCCCTACTCACCGACCGCTTGCTGCTGCGCCCCTACGAGGCGGCCGACGCCGACGCTTTTTTTGCCCTGCTCCAGCACAACCGCCCCCGCCTGCACGCTTCCTTCCCCGACCGCCTGCGCACCGTGCCCACCGCCACCGCCGCCCCCGGGGCCCTGGCCGCCTTCGCCGCCGACTGGGAGAGCGGGCGCTTCTATGTACTGGGCATCTGGCTGCGCGCCACGGGGGCCTACCTCGGCGACATTTGTCTGATGCCCCAGAGCGACGCGCAGTCCGAAATTGGCTACTACCTGGCCCAGGAAGCCGAGGGCTACGGCTACGCCCGCGAGGCTTTAGCAGCCGTGTGCAGCTTCGGTTTCGGGCCGGTGTCCAGCCGCCGCCTACTCATCCGTTGCTTCGCCGATAACGCCCGGGGCCAGGCCGTCGCCCTGGCCGCCGGCTTCCACCTCGAAAAGCCCGCCCCCCGCCGCTCCTGGTTTCGCAACGCCGACGCGGTAGGTCGCATCTACCGCTTCGTGCAGGAGAAACCAATGAGTGAATCGCATTGA